A stretch of the Nematostella vectensis chromosome 1, jaNemVect1.1, whole genome shotgun sequence genome encodes the following:
- the LOC5507528 gene encoding receptor-type tyrosine-protein phosphatase F isoform X1, with protein sequence MLILSIERLSKGRTDGIFKLKPECEDDNSRVTMGLEHNCLKILLVLSLLQSVIACSDQAIGLSSSVIIPDYRFSATTQYNSDSYAPFSARLNGPGAWAPRTNGNSNDFLQIDLGSVRLICAIATQGHPNNEWTTQYKVSLSLDNIVWQIFQEGGTDRTFTGNRDTSTPVKHVFNNPPEAKLIRFIPKGYSGWKALRVEVYGFLKECGGSLGIEAGLIPNAQMKSSSNQDDSHSASAGRLYGGSSWCSATSSSSEYLQVDLGRVTKITGIATQGSPTENKWLTKYTAAYSDDGRQWARNGEVLSGNTDGNGLRVNWFAQAKETRFVRIYPETWSVGVCVRVELLGCVSCASQAIGVSSNKIPDSSLTASSQYDGTTPPSKGRLYSPGGSWCASSSDSAPYLQVDMGSRHVICGVATQGDASADQWVQTYKLNGSISGSSWLSYRENTLNKVFDGNYDRDSVVQSTLDEGDVMRYVRVSPVTHQGNRVCLRTEVYAVPQDTVCARSSVGVSGTLPDHRFTASSEYDVRYKAPRGRLGGYLGWAPKTTGGGEWLQIDLGCVKFVCAVATQGNSEPNEYTTGYKLSFSVDNRGWAEYHENGAAKTFTGNTDQNTIVTNTLSNPTRAKLVKFYPTLYQNHPVLRVEVFGIASACSSPLGFETGGLSIDSHMTSSSKVDDSHGPSAGRLYGGLSWCSATSSSSQYLQVDLGRVTKITGIATQGSPTEDKWVTQYSLKYTLGGSLWLSYKTEQNQEKILPANTNKDDPVVNWLSLPFVAWSVRIFPLAWNTAVCMRIELFGCREFPVPRIQLSPSSLNLTATPGQSRDLICKVTGQPVPRQITWFANESDVNHLSSGVTQQGNTLTTTLLFNYTSAEHVLDTYSCSRPASGTGPVPCTSPPYACAAVYQGLVVFGYARATTVVMVTLNYPTRLAEPVASKLTTSSATITWNQPPLGQGQGIVTSYELHYGNASFSQSETLQGSSRSHVISGLQVYSNYSAKIRAISRVGIGAWSEYLKFTTDSSLPGGAPSLVSVVAMTSKSMQVTWKRPSLINGPLLGYKISYTRLPIMEWAEKTLPGPVTSDVIDGLAKWSSYKVQVRVYNDKGDGPLSNELIVRTKEDAPSQPPGSVKVIATSSKSVRISWSLPPLDSIHGIVRSFLIVYNRTDRSAHYSQRITGNSTLFASFDSLAIYTEYSFQVLAVTVADGPLSSPETVRTAPDAPTAPQNLLLSVTGPTCPTPPRVTLQWDPPAEINDARIKYYTVTHRNAEQPAAKTVNVTMTSYPITVMGGVRYAFSVVAVTVLPGPSTPTKAVDVPVYAPCCSPSSVLTLELNATTFQLSWPEIPRSCSNGPITSYKVRLTLVKQGRQVRTVRGISSEIVRVVPGSQTSVIVSGLHACAEYSISVRGNTSAGGGPFSSPTALQTSPPGAPRSLKLISADKREVCLKWVMPTDEKVEKYYISYSGLKTYDPSFSVSKRAEFNGPSVSGCVQGLTPGTVYGLTVSAKTACGHGPESSRVAASTDIDAPPQPSVPQIQEVVSSDGAPNITLIPSSDINGQISIYEIIVHQSGSDLPDDFAQLLTNFTRAKSQGLQFYVTANLKEISEPAMNFTVGDAKMYGDYRNVPLEGGLDYNVYIRAIAESPSKSMAGDPYKVAKISVLVAGAGTQEPSREGKGGVVAMAVGVVVGLLVVMAALLVGIFIWRRRIPNKGQENRAGKSEEDGVTMSNLSEANKSFTPSDEEFAESGTPVVVKPEDNGNIEEPLYENTEGQPRPVPISQFSDHVHRLKAKGRFKEEFQTLPSGQQFTWEVARRRDNKKRNRYANIIAYDHSRVRLRDNQESDYINASYLHGYDGTPRAYIASQGPLPVTVADFWQLVWQEQVTTIVMLTNIVEVGKTKCHRYWPEGKARHGEFDISLHREEVFADYVVRTFIIKKDEGQSRQVVQFQYTSWPDKGVPRHATSVLGFRRKVRAHYTSRNGQVPMLVHCSAGVGRTGAFIAIDAMLERAKKEKTVDIHNYVNVMRNNRCTMIQTEDQYAFVHFAVLEALTCGNTEIEAGNLQIAMRKRAAVKPTQNLSGYALEYQRLLAVSSQIEDENSKVGRADYNIKKNRYPSVVPLDSSRVVLSVDGGDYINASFADAFRKRNAFILTQAPLEHTMAEFWHMICQYKIGTIVMLNNLQEDTLTYPQYWPSKGSETYDHLNVRLMSREKQGKLISRKLAIGQKGVEGEHEVVHIQHIEWPDKCAPVNHQSVLDLVSWVQLSQQQCGDKAIVVQCSNGVGRSGTFCAIYSLLERIKAEQVVDVFQTVKVLRLGRPGAVETLTQYIYCYQMVQRYLDSFSDYANFSEV encoded by the exons ATGCTAATTTTGAGCATTGAGCGGTTGAGTAAAGGTCGTACGGATGGAATTTTCAAGCTGAAACCAGAATGTGAAGATGACAACAGCAGAGTTACGATGGGACTCGAACACAATTGCTTGAAAatacttttagttttgtcgCTGTTACAATCCGTGATAG CCTGCAGTGACCAAGCCATTGGCCTAAGTAGCAGTGTAATTATCCCAGATTATAGATTCTCTGCCACCACACAGTACAACTCTGATTCCTATGCACCCTTTAGTGCAAGACTCAACGGCCCTGGTGCCTGGGCTCCGAGAACCAACGGGAATAGTAATGACTTTCTCCAGATTGATCTCGGTTCTGTACGTCTAATATGTGCGATAGCCACTCAAGGCCATCCAAACAATGAATGGACAACGCAGTACAAAGTTTCTCTTTCCCTGGATAATATTGTTTGGCAGATATTCCAGGAAGGTGGAACTGATAGG acCTTCACAGGTAATAGAGACACGAGCACACCAGTGAAGCACGTATTTAATAACCCTCCAGAGGCCAAGCTCATAAGATTCATCCCTAAGGGCTATAGCGGGTGGAAAGCTCTAAGGGTGGAGGTCTATGGCTTCCTCAAAG AGTGCGGTGGCTCGCTTGGCATCGAGGCTGGTTTAATTCCTAATGCACAAATGAAATCCTCATCCAATCAGGATGACTCCCACAGTGCGTCCGCTGGCCGTCTGTACGGCGGCTCATCTTGGTGTAGCGCCACCTCGTCCAGCTCGGAGTATCTGCAAGTGGACCTGGGGCGAGTGACGAAGATCACGGGCATAGCAACACAGGGATCCCCTACTGAGAACAAGTGGCTAACTAAATACACTGCTGCTTATAGTGACGATGGGAGACAATGGGCAAGGAATGGCGAG GTCTTGTCTGGTAACACAGATGGTAACGGTTTGCGAGTGAACTGGTTTGCACAAGCTAAGGAGACTCGCTTTGTGCGGATTTATCCCGAGACCTGGAGTGTCGGGGTTTGCGTTAGAGTGGAACTGCTTGGATGTGTCT CGTGTGCGTCCCAAGCAATCGGAGTAAGCAGCAATAAGATTCCAGATAGCAGCCTCACAGCCTCCTCACAATACGACGGCACCACTCCACCCTCCAAAGGTCGACTGTATTCCCCTGGGGGGTCCTGGTGCGCAAGTTCCAGTGACAGCGCGCCATACCTGCAGGTGGACATGGGATCtcgtcacgtgatttgtggCGTGGCGACCCAGGGGGATGCATCCGCTGACCAGTGGGTACAGACGTATAAGTTAAATGGCTCTATTAGTGGCTCTTCTTGGCTGTCTTATCGAGAAAATACTCTAAACAAG GTCTTCGATGGAAATTACGACCGAGACTCCGTTGTGCAGAGTACACTGGACGAAGGTGACGTCATGAGATATGTGCGAGTGTCGCCCGTCACCCACCAAGGGAATCGAGTATGTCTACGGACGGAAGTTTACGCAGTACCTCAGGATACAG TGTGCGCTCGGTCATCTGTTGGTGTTTCTGGTACGCTTCCTGACCACCGATTCACAGCGAGTAGTGAATACGACGTTCGTTACAAAGCGCCTCGAGGAAGACTTGGGGGATACCTAGGATGGGCACCAAAAACCACAGGAGGCGGGGAATGGCTGCAGATCGACCTCGGTTGTGTAAAGTTCGTCTGCGCGGTGGCCACTCAAGGCAATTCTGAGCCTAATGAGTACACAACTGGGTACAAGCTTTCTTTTTCCGTGGACAACCGGGGATGGGCGGAGTATCATGAGAATGGTGCGGCCAAG ACATTCACCGGTAACACGGATCAAAATACAATAGTCACCAATACCCTCAGTAACCCGACCAGGGCCAAGCTCGTCAAGTTCTATCCCACTTTATATCAAAATCATCCTGTGCTTAGGGTTGAAGTCTTCGGAATTGCTAGTG CTTGCAGTTCACCGTTAGGATTTGAGACTGGAGGTTTGTCCATTGACTCAcacatgacgtcatcatcaaAAGTGGACGATTCCCACGGTCCGTCCGCTGGCCGTCTGTACGGCGGCTTATCCTGGTGTAGCGCCACGTCGTCCAGCTCGCAGTATCTGCAGGTGGACCTGGGGCGAGTGACGAAGATCACGGGCATAGCGACACAGGGATCCCCTACTGAGGATAAGTGGGTGACGCAGTATAGCTTGAAGTATACGTTGGGtggctccctgtggttgaGTTATAAGACAGAGCAGAATCAAGAGAAG ATTTTGCCGGCCAACACCAACAAAGACGATCCTGTAGTCAACTGGCTATCTCTGCCCTTTGTCGCTTGGAGTGTGCGGATTTTTCCACTGGCCTGGAATACTGCAGTCTGCATGAGAATAGAGTTGTTTGGCTGCAGAGAAT TTCCAGTCCCTCGCATTCAACTGAGTCCAAGCAGTTTAAACCTCACAGCAACACCGGggcagtcacgtgatctgatCTGTAAAGTAACGGGACAACCAGTACCTCGTCAAATCACGTGGTTTGCAAACGAGTCTGACGTCAATCATCTTTCAAGTGGTGTCACACAGCAAGGCAATACGCTAACGACAACACTATTATTCAATTACACGTCAGCTGAACATGTCCTTGATACGTACAG CTGTTCTAGACCCGCTTCCGGAACTGGACCTGTTCCCTGTACCAGTCCTCCATATGCATGCGCGGCCGTTTACCAAGGTCTTGTCGTTTTCGGTTATGCCAGAGCCACGACCGTTGTCATGGTTACTCTAA ATTACCCAACACGACTAGCGGAACCCGTAGCTTCCAAACTAACAACAAGCTCCGCCACCATCACTTGGAACCAGCCCCCTCTCGGTCAAGGCCAAGGAATAGTGACATCATACGAGTTGCATTATGGGAACGCGtcttttagccaatcagagacgcTGCAGGGCTCTTCTCGTAGTCACGTGATTAGCGGTCTGCAAGTGTATAGTAATTACAGCGCCAAGATCCGCGCGATCAGCCGAGTAGGTATTGGGGCCTGGAGCGAATACCTTAAATTTACGACGGATTCCTCGC TTCCTGGTGGTGCTCCAAGCCTCGTGTCCGTTGTCGCCATGACGTCAAAGAGTATGCAAGTCACGTGGAAA cgCCCTTCACTTATAAATGGACCGTTGCTAGGTTACAAGATATCTTACACGCGCCTGCCAATCATGGAATGGGCGGAGAAAACTCTCCCGGGCCCGGTGactagtgacgtcatagacGGTCTGGCCAAGTGGTCATCCTACAAGGTCCAAGTGCGTGTATATAACGACAAGGGGGACGGTCCCCTTAGCAACGAGCTGATTGTGCGCACCAAGGAGGACG CTCCGAGCCAACCACCAGGTTCAGTAAAGGTCATTGCCACGTCATCCAAAAGCGTGCGCATATCTTGGTCGCTACCGCCGCTGGACAGTATTCACGGTATCGTCAGAAGTTTTTTAATCGTATACAACAGAACAGACCGCTCAGCCCACTACTCGCAAAGAATCACGGGAAACTCCACGCTTTTCGCATCGTTTGACAGCCTTGCCATCTACACTGAGTACTCATTCCAGGTCCTCGCGGTCACGGTGGCAGATGGTCCGCTCAGCAGTCCCGAGACAGTACGCACCGCCCCTGATG CGCCCACGGCACCACAAAACCTTCTGCTCTCTGTGACTGGCCCCACCTGTCCTACTCCCCCACGGGTTACACTCCAGTGGGACCCCCCTGCGGAGATAAATGACGCCAGAATCAAATACTACACGGTGACCCATCGCAACGCCGAACAGCCCGCCGCCAAGACTGTTAATGTCACTATGACGTCATACCCTATTACCGTCATGGGAGGGGTGCGGTATGCGTTCTCTGTGGTCGCTGTGACGGTACTGCCTGGACCTAGTACACCAACCAAGGCAGTAGATGTACCGGTGTATG CCCCATGTTGCAGTCCGAGTAGTGTATTGACTCTTGAGCTCAATGCCACCACTTTCCAGCTTTCCTGGCCAGAGATCCCCAGGTCGTGCTCAAACGGGCCCATAACCAGTTACAAGGTCCGCCTTACGCTCGTCAAACAAGGACGCCAGGTGCGTACCGTCCGGGGCATCAGCTCTGAGATCGTGCGAGTGGTCCCAGGATCGCAGACGAGTGTCATTGTTAGCGGTTTACACGCATGCGCGGAGTACAGCATCTCCGTCCGCGGGAACACGTCAGCGGGAGGCGGGCCATTCTCGTCTCCTACCGCACTACAGACATCAC CGCCTGGGGCTCCCCGCAGCCTCAAACTGATATCCGCCGATAAAAGGGAAGTCTGTTTAAAGTGGGTAATGCCGACAGACGAGAAGGTGGAAAAGTACTAT ATATCTTATTCTGGCCTCAAGACATACGACCCCTCATTCTCTGTGTCCAAACGCGCGGAGTTCAATGGCCCGTCGGTCAGCGGTTGTGTCCAGGGGCTCACGCCAGGCACGGTGTATGGTCTGACCGTGTCGGCGAAGACGGCATGTGGTCATGGGCCCGAGAGCAGCCGTGTCGCCGCGAGTACAGATATCGACG CTCCGCCGCAGCCCAGCGTGCCGCAGATTCAGGAAGTCGTCAGCTCAGATGGCGCGCCTAATATCACGCTTATACCCTCGTCAGACATCAACGGGCAAATCAG TATATATGAAATCATCGTGCACCAATCAGGGAGCGACCTTCCAGACGACTTTGCTCAACTTCTTACAAACTTCACTCGTGCCAAGTCGCAAGGTCTGCAATTCTACGTCACGGCCAACCTGAAAGAAATTTCCGAGCCCGCGATGAACTTTACAGTGGGCGATGCAAAGATGTATGGAGACTACCGAAATGTTCCCCTAGAGGGGGGTCTGGACTATAATGTGTACATCCGGGCTATTGCAGAAAGTCCATCA AAATCCATGGCAGGAGATCCTTACAAGGTCGCCAAAATATCCGTTCTCGTCGCAG GAGCCGGGACGCAGGAGCCGAGCCGAGAGGGCAAAGGCGGAGTCGTTGCCATGGCAGTGGGCGTCGTAGTTGGCTTGCTTGTTGTCATGGCAGCGCTACTAGTTGGGATCTTCATTTGGAGAAG GCGGATCCCAAATAAAGGTCAAGAAAACCGGGCTGGGAAGTCTGAGGAAGATGGTGTGACTATGAGCAACCTAAGCGAGGCAAACAAGTCCTTCACGCCGAGTGACGAGGAGTTCGCCGAGAGCGGGACCCCTGTAGTGGTCAAGCCTGAAG ATAATGGAAACATCGAGGAGCCGTTGTACGAGAACACAGAGGGGCAGCCACGCCCTGTACCCATCAGCCAGTTCAGCGATCACGTCCATCGTCTCAAGGCCAAGGGCAGGTTCAAAGAGGAATTCCAG ACTCTGCCGAGTGGTCAACAGTTCACATGGGAAGTGGCGCGAAGGCGAGATAACAAGAAAAGAAACCGCTATGCGAATATCATAGCAT ATGATCACTCTCGCGTCCGTCTCCGAGACAATCAGGAATCGGACTATATCAACGCATCTTATCTACAC GGTTATGATGGGACACCAAGAGCGTATATTGCATCGCAAG GACCTCTGCCTGTTACCGTTGCCGACTTCTGGCAACTCGTCTGGCAAGAACAAGTAACGACCATCGTAATGCTCACAAACATAGTCGAAGTTGGCAAG ACCAAGTGCCATAGGTACTGGCCGGAGGGAAAAGCTCGACATGGCGAGTTTGACATCAGTCTCCACCGCGAGGAAGTCTTTGCTGATTACGTTGTGCGGACATTTATTATCAAGAAG GACGAGGGACAGAGCCGGCAGGTGGTCCAGTTCCAGTACACCTCGTGGCCAGACAAGGGCGTGCCCCGACACGCGACCTCGGTCCTAGGCTTCCGTCGAAAGGTTCGCGCGCATTACACGTCACGCAACGGCCAGGTCCCCATGCTGGTTCACTGCAG TGCTGGCGTTGGTAGGACCGGTGCTTTTATTGCAATCGACGCCATGTTAGAACGcgcaaagaaagaaaaaaccgtGGATATCCACAACTATGTGAACGTTATGAGAAACAACAGGTGTACCATGATACAAACAGAG GACCAGTACGCTTTTGTACACTTTGCCGTACTCGAGGCGCTCACATGTGGGAACACAGAAATCGAGGCAGGGAACCTACAAATTGCCATGCGCAAACGAGCGGCTGTCAAGCCTACACAGAATCTGTCAGGATATGCTCTGGAATATCAG CGTCTGTTGGCGGTTAGCTCTCAAATCGAGGATGAAAACAGCAAAGTCGGTCGCGCAGACTACAACATAAAAAAGAACAGATATCCCTCTGTCGTCCCAT TGGATAGCAGTCGTGTCGTTCTATCAGTTGACGGGGGAGACTACATTAACGCCTCATTTGCAGAT GCATTTAGAAAGCGCAACGCGTTCATCCTGACCCAGGCCCCTCTCGAACACACAATGGCCGAGTTCTGGCACATGATTTGCCAGTACAAGATCGGCACCATCGTCATGCTGAACAACTTGCAGGAAGATACTCTG ACGTATCCCCAGTACTGGCCTTCAAAAGGAAGCGAGACTTACGATCACCTGAATGTTCGCCTAATGTCACGTGAGAAGCAAGGCAAGCTCATCTCGCGAAAGCTGGCCATCGGTCAGAAG GGCGTTGAAGGTGAACACGAGGTCGTCCACATACAACATATCGAGTGGCCAGACAAGTGCGCACCTGTCAATCACCAGAGTGTACTCGACCTGGTGAGCTGGGTACAACTGTCCCAGCAGCAATGCGGTGACAAAGCCATTGTTGTACAGTGCAG TAATGGCGTCGGCCGTAGCGGCACGTTCTGTGCGATCTATTCGTTGCTGGAGCGCATTAAAGCGGAGCAAGTTGTTGACGTCTTCCAGACAGTCAAGGTCCTTCGGCTGGGAAGGCCTGGGGCGGTGGAGACATtg acTCAGTACATCTACTGCTACCAGATGGTCCAGCGATACCTTGACTCGTTCAGTGATTACGCAAACTTTAGCGAGGTTTAA